One uncultured Carboxylicivirga sp. genomic window, GAATGCGGATGATTTATCCATTACAGGATTATCAAATCAGTTTAAAGAAGTAGCTGAAGCTTGTCGTAAGGGTAGTGTCGCTCCTGAATTATTATCATCAGAGGCAGCATCGTTTACGGTTTCTAATCTTGGAAATTATGGAGTTGAGATGTTTACTCCGGTAATTAATCTGCCGCAGGTGGCAATTCTGGGTGTAAATACCATTGTGCCGCGACCAGCTGATCTGGGCGGAGGTGTTTATGGCTTTGTGCCTTATATGGGCTTGAGTCTTACCTACGATCATCAGGCAATTGATGGAGGTTTGGCAACCCGCTTCCTGAAACAGATAGCCATTGAAATTGAAAATTTAACTATCGACTTCTAAAAATAATTACATGTACGATTTAGCAATTATAGGTGGAGGTCCGGCAGGATATGTGGCAGCTGAACGAGCAGGTGCCAAAGGTTTAAAGGTGGTTCTGTTCGAGAAAAAGGATTTGGGTGGAGTCTGTCTGAATGAAGGATGTATTCCAACAAAAACCTTGTTGTATAGTGCCAAGCTGTACGATAATGCCAAAGGAGGAGGGAAATACGGAGTGGAAGCCAACGATTTGTCTTTCAGTTTTGATAAGATGATGGCACGCAAACAAAAAGTGGTAAAAAAACTGGTTGGCGGCGTAGGACTTAAGATGAAACAGCATAAAGTAGATGTGATAAAGGAATCTGCGCTAATAAAGGGACGTACTCAAAGGGGTATAGAAATTTCAATTCAAGAAGGAGAAATAGTGGCTTCGAATCTGTTGATCTGTACCGGGTCCGAAGCTTTTATTCCTCCTATCCCGGGTCTGGAGAACAACGATGCAATTCTTACGAATCGCGAAATACTGGATTTAAAAGAACAACCCGAGTCATTGGTGATTATTGGTGGTGGTGTAATTGGGATGGAGTTTGCCAGTTTCTTTAATAGTCTGGGAACCAAAGTTACAATTATCGAAATGCTGGATGAGATTTTGACAGGTATGGATGTTGAAATGAGCGCTATGCTTCGTCAGATGTATGCTAAAAAAGGAATCGAATATCATCTATCATCAAAAGTAACCAGGGTTAACGGACAAACGGTGACTTTTGAAAAAGATGGTAAATCAACTGAAATAAAAGGTGATAAGATATTGGTGAGTGTGGGTCGTAAGCCTGTTGTTACCGGTTTTGGTCTCGAAAACCTGGGAGTGGAACTCTTCCGTGGTGGTATTAAAGTAGATGAAAAGATGCGAACCAACATTCCGAATGTATATGCTGCAGGTGATGTAACTGGATTTTCTCTTCTTGCTCACACTGCCAGTCGCGAAGGTGAAGTGGTGGTGAATAATCTGGCAGGAGGGAATGATCAGATGCGATACAATGCCATACCGGGTGTTGTTTATACCAATCCTGAAATTGCAGGAGTGGGTTTAACCGAGGAAGCTGCTAAAGCAAAAGGTGTCGAATATAAAGTAGCTCAACTACCCATGGCATATGCCGGAAGATTTATTGCCGAAAATGAAGGCGGTAGCGGACTTTGTAAAGTATTGGTAGGAGCAAAATATGGCGAGGTTTTAGGTGTGCATATGCTGGGTAATCCGTCAAGTGAAATGATCTACGGAGCCTGTATGGCTATTGAAGCAGAGATGACCCTCAAGGAGTTGGAACAAGTGGTTTTTCCGCATCCTACTGTATCAGAAATATTTAAAGAAACCGTTTTTAGTTTCGCCCATTAACCTTTATTCATTAACAATTAATAATTAAAAAAATGCCTAAGTCACAATTTATAGATCCCGCAAAAGTTAGAAAATCAGGAGTTTTAAAAATTAATGATATTCCTGTAAATCAATACGACAAATCAATTGAAGAAGAAAAAGTAAACTTCTCGAAAGAGCAGTTTATAGATATATATCACGATATGGTTTTGATTCGTGAGTTCGAAACCATGTTGAATCTGATTAAGATAAAAGGAGAATACGAAGGTATAGCTTATAACCATCCTGGTCCGGCTCACTTATCAATCGGACAGGAGTCGGCTGCTGTGGGTATGGCTTATAACCTGGGTGTTGAAGATTTTATTTTTGGTTCGCATCGTTCACATGGTGAGATTCTGGCCAAAGGAATGTCAGCCATTCATAAAATGGATGATGAAGCATTAATGGATGTGATGAAGAACTTCTTTGATGGAACCATCCTAAAAATTGTTTCAGAGAACCATCAGGGTGATTTGAAATCATTGGCTCGCCGTTTCCTGATTTACGGAACACTGGCTGAGATTTTTGCCCGCGAAACTGGCTTTAATAAAGGATTGGGAGGATCGATGCATGCATTCTTTACTCCATTTGGTGTTTATCCGAATAATGCCATTGTGGGTGGTTCTGGTGATATTGCTGTGGGTGCAGCTTTATTTAAAAAAGTAAATCAGAAAGAAGGTATCGTGGTAGCCAATATTGGTGATGCCTCGATGGCGTGTGGTCCTGTATGGGAAGGTTTGTCTTTTGCAACCATGGATCAGTTTGATCAATTATGGGAAGGTGCTTATAAAGGTGGATTACCTATCATCTTCAATATAATGAATAACCAGTACGGAATGGGTGGTCAGACCTGTGGTGAAACCATGGGGTATGATATTGCTGCACGTATTGGAGCAGGTGTTAACCGCGATAATATGCATGCTGAGCGCGTGGATGGTTATAATCCATTGGCGGTTATTGATGCCTATAAGCGCAAGATGGAACTGATCAAAGATAAGAAAGGTCCTGTTCTACTGGATGTTCTTACCTATCGTTACAGTGGTCACTCTCCTTCCGATGCTTCTTCATATCGTAGCAAAGAGGAGATTGAAGCATGGGAAGCGCAGGATTGTATTGCGAGTTATGCTGCTGAACTTAAAAAGGCAGGTGTGGCTTCTGCAAAAGAGCTGGATGCCATAAGTGATGATATTAAGGAGTTGATGAAATATGCCATGAAGCTGGCTATTGATGAAGAAGTTTCACCTCGTATGGATTTGGTGAAGCATCCTGAGATAATTGGTGATATGATGTTCTCAAATGAGAGCCTTGATAAGATGGAAGATCGTCCGGTGGAAGTAAATCATCCGATGGAAGAGAATCCTCGTGTTCAGCAAATTGCCAAAAAAGAACGATTTGCTTACGATGCAGATGGTAAGCCATTCTCAAAAATTAAGCAATATCAATTACGTGATGGGCTGTTTGAAGCAATTGTGGATCGATTCTATAAAGATCCTACTCTGGTTGCTTACGGTGAAGAGAACCGTGACTGGGGTGGAGCTTTTGCTGTATACCGAGGTCTAACAGAAGCTTTACCTTATAACCGTTTGTTTAACTCACCTATTTCGGAGGCTTCAATAGTAGGTACTGCCATTGGTTATGCAATGTGCGGAGGACGAGTTATTCCTGAAATTATGTATTGCGACTTCCTTGGCAGATCAGGCGATGAGGTGTTTAATCAATTACCAAAGTGGCAGGCAATGTCGGGTAATGTTATTAAGATGCCGGTGGTTGTGCGTGTTTCTGTAGGTTCGAAATATGGTGCTCAACATTCACAGGACTGGACTTCTTTGGTTTCCCATATTCCTGGATTGAAAGTGTGCTTCCCGGTAACTCCATATGATGCAAAAGGATTGATGAATTCAGCTTTACAGGGAACTGACCCGGTAATTTTCTTTGAGAGTCAGCGTATTTACGATATAGGTGAGCAATTTCATGAAGGTGGTGTGCCTGAAGGATATTATGAAATTCCTTTTGGTGAACCTGATGTGAAGAAAAAAGGTAAGGATATTACAATTTTAAGCATTGGAGCTACATTGTATCGTGCTTTGGAAGCTGCCGAAGAACTGGAAGCGAAATACGGCATGTCTGCTGAGGTGATTGATGCACGTTCGATAGTGCCGTTTAACTATGAGCCGGTTATCGAAAGTTTGAAAAAGACCGGTAGAATTATCCTGACAAGTGATGCCAACGAACGTGGTTCCTTCCTGAAGGATATGGCTCAGCGATTAACTGAATTGGCATTTGACGAGTTGGATGCACCTCCTGTTGTGGTTGGTTCGCGTAACTGGATTACTCCTGCTTACGAGCTGGAAGACTATTTCTTCCCAACGAAGGATTGGTTGCTGGATGCTATTCATGAAAAAATTGTACCGTTGAAAGGTCACACTGTCAGCAACAATTTTACAAATGCAGAAAATATACGAAGATCAAAATTAGGAATCTAATAAAAGAAAATGAATTTCTTTAAAACCACAGATTACTCAAATTACACAGATTTTTTGTTCCGACTTGCGGAATAATTTATGGTAATTAGTGGAATTTGTGGTTAGAGAAAATACACAATTATCGATGTTGTTGAGGAACGGTTCTCTTTAAAAGTTTTGTTAAAAAAATGAACCGTTCCATAAAACGAATAAACTATTGAATCTCTAAATCTGGTTTTTATGAGTTTTATAGATAATCTGAAAGATTTTTCACCACAAAATACAAGCGGCGAGCAAAAGCCGCTTAAGGTGAATAATCACCTGCATACACCTCATTCGTTTAGTGCATTTCAATCGGTTGATGAGGCTCTGAATCAATCAGCTGAAGAAGGTGTAAAAGTGGTTGGAGTTAACGATTTCTTCAGCTTTGATGCTTACGCAGAATGGTGTGAAGGTGCTTTTAAAAGAAATTTATTTCCGCTTTTTAATGTTGAATTCATTGGTTTGAATGAGGCTTATCAGAAAGAAGGGTTGAAAGTGAATGATCCGGGAAATCCGGGTCGGACCTACTTTAGCGGAAAGGGTCTGGCTTACACTCTGGCATTATCAGCTGATACACTTGGTAAGATTGCGGATTTGGTTTCGAATGCCAACGATTATGTTAATAAAATGACTGAGAAGGTGAATGAGCTTTTAGCTAAGAAACACTTTGGTTTTCGATTGGATTATGCATCAATAAAATCTGATCTGGCAAAGGGGCAGGTTCGTGAACGT contains:
- the lpdA gene encoding dihydrolipoyl dehydrogenase, producing MYDLAIIGGGPAGYVAAERAGAKGLKVVLFEKKDLGGVCLNEGCIPTKTLLYSAKLYDNAKGGGKYGVEANDLSFSFDKMMARKQKVVKKLVGGVGLKMKQHKVDVIKESALIKGRTQRGIEISIQEGEIVASNLLICTGSEAFIPPIPGLENNDAILTNREILDLKEQPESLVIIGGGVIGMEFASFFNSLGTKVTIIEMLDEILTGMDVEMSAMLRQMYAKKGIEYHLSSKVTRVNGQTVTFEKDGKSTEIKGDKILVSVGRKPVVTGFGLENLGVELFRGGIKVDEKMRTNIPNVYAAGDVTGFSLLAHTASREGEVVVNNLAGGNDQMRYNAIPGVVYTNPEIAGVGLTEEAAKAKGVEYKVAQLPMAYAGRFIAENEGGSGLCKVLVGAKYGEVLGVHMLGNPSSEMIYGACMAIEAEMTLKELEQVVFPHPTVSEIFKETVFSFAH
- a CDS encoding thiamine pyrophosphate-dependent enzyme, which encodes MPKSQFIDPAKVRKSGVLKINDIPVNQYDKSIEEEKVNFSKEQFIDIYHDMVLIREFETMLNLIKIKGEYEGIAYNHPGPAHLSIGQESAAVGMAYNLGVEDFIFGSHRSHGEILAKGMSAIHKMDDEALMDVMKNFFDGTILKIVSENHQGDLKSLARRFLIYGTLAEIFARETGFNKGLGGSMHAFFTPFGVYPNNAIVGGSGDIAVGAALFKKVNQKEGIVVANIGDASMACGPVWEGLSFATMDQFDQLWEGAYKGGLPIIFNIMNNQYGMGGQTCGETMGYDIAARIGAGVNRDNMHAERVDGYNPLAVIDAYKRKMELIKDKKGPVLLDVLTYRYSGHSPSDASSYRSKEEIEAWEAQDCIASYAAELKKAGVASAKELDAISDDIKELMKYAMKLAIDEEVSPRMDLVKHPEIIGDMMFSNESLDKMEDRPVEVNHPMEENPRVQQIAKKERFAYDADGKPFSKIKQYQLRDGLFEAIVDRFYKDPTLVAYGEENRDWGGAFAVYRGLTEALPYNRLFNSPISEASIVGTAIGYAMCGGRVIPEIMYCDFLGRSGDEVFNQLPKWQAMSGNVIKMPVVVRVSVGSKYGAQHSQDWTSLVSHIPGLKVCFPVTPYDAKGLMNSALQGTDPVIFFESQRIYDIGEQFHEGGVPEGYYEIPFGEPDVKKKGKDITILSIGATLYRALEAAEELEAKYGMSAEVIDARSIVPFNYEPVIESLKKTGRIILTSDANERGSFLKDMAQRLTELAFDELDAPPVVVGSRNWITPAYELEDYFFPTKDWLLDAIHEKIVPLKGHTVSNNFTNAENIRRSKLGI